Proteins encoded in a region of the Geoanaerobacter pelophilus genome:
- a CDS encoding carboxymuconolactone decarboxylase family protein, whose amino-acid sequence MPVNKSSVELGTDIQTKLVGKPVTGAIYSFAPAIDQFLKGHLFGDIFGRDNLDFQSREIATISALASMEGVNPQL is encoded by the coding sequence TTGCCTGTCAATAAGAGTAGTGTCGAGCTTGGCACGGACATTCAGACGAAACTTGTAGGAAAGCCGGTCACCGGGGCGATCTATAGCTTCGCTCCCGCCATCGATCAGTTTTTGAAAGGCCATCTTTTTGGCGATATCTTCGGGCGTGACAATCTGGACTTCCAGAGCCGGGAGATCGCCACCATTTCGGCCCTGGCCAGCATGGAAGGGGTCAATCCTCAACTGTAG